Proteins from a single region of Chryseobacterium scophthalmum:
- a CDS encoding VanZ family protein, with amino-acid sequence MKRYFAVFIALYTVVLLYMMFYASGREPSEISYIQHQPFITIQHFFNDNNIDNQAFIVNIFGNIFLFSPFGLLGLCIKKFNRFIPVTLFFLIAISIIESTQYFTGRGVADIDDVFLNTLGMLIGFFLFKYATWKNIANIQFHFQLLENKDSTVTAS; translated from the coding sequence ATGAAAAGATATTTTGCAGTATTTATTGCCTTATATACCGTCGTTTTATTATACATGATGTTTTATGCATCCGGAAGAGAACCTTCTGAAATTTCTTATATTCAGCATCAGCCGTTTATTACTATTCAGCATTTTTTTAATGATAATAACATAGATAATCAGGCTTTTATCGTCAACATATTTGGGAACATATTTCTATTCAGTCCATTCGGTTTGTTGGGATTATGCATCAAAAAATTCAACCGTTTTATCCCCGTTACTTTGTTCTTTTTAATTGCAATAAGTATCATCGAATCAACACAGTATTTTACAGGAAGAGGCGTTGCAGATATAGATGATGTATTTTTAAATACTTTGGGAATGTTAATCGGCTTTTTTCTATTTAAATATGCAACCTGGAAAAACATTGCCAATATTCAGTTTCATTTTCAATTATTAGAAAATAAAGATTCTACTGTAACAGCTTCTTAA